Proteins from a genomic interval of Aspergillus flavus chromosome 7, complete sequence:
- a CDS encoding putative mitochondrial carrier protein, translating into MSDYRSDITRGDRYRSDLLTTTGLEGNTAESWPWIEGKAMTATSGTGNAPAPDASGNNEHVSIIQKMVSATCGSVLTNLLVTPLDVVRVRLQSQSAIKNTSPFNHHTAQTLKNMPPNLGVTACCREVFWIGQNTQVCMVGPGAGAIGSPSPVIADCAVEEVQRKTFTSTLDGLRKIARNEGVWTLWRGLSPTMMMSIPANIIYFAGYDWLRTDDRSPLKRLLPDAYVAFISGSVARVAAASAISPIEMFRTRLQATPGTGAGHFRATLEGLHHMTKTQGYGSLWRGLTLTMWRDVPFSGLYWWGYEEVKKHLIEARHKAHDRLFPTGPPSVRHQHEDDMHTPTFLESFIAGAASGSVAAFVTTPFDVGKTRQQVFRHMGDEKSSVPRGSLHPEQLSLPRFLMHIFREEGTAGLFRGWVARCLKVAPACAIMISTYEVGKKMARGVNERRHPVEEHSDSV; encoded by the exons ATGTCTGACTATAGGTCTGACATCACTCGCGGGGACCGATATCGCTCTGACCTCTTGACCACCACTGGATTGGAGGGGAACACGGCAGAGTCATGGCCTTGGATTGAAGGCAAGGCAATGACGGCTACTTCTGGAACAGGAAACGCTCCTGCTCCGGACGCTAGTGGGAATAATGAGCATGTTTCAATCATCCAGAAGATGGTTTCCGCCACCTGTGGCAGCGTTTTAACAAATCTACTAG TGACCCCTCTTGACGTCGTTCGAGTCCGCCTACAATCCCAATCTGCGATTAAGAATACATCCCCTTTTAACCACCACACGGCGCAAACGTTGAAGAACATGCCCCCGAATTTAGGAGTGACTGCCTGTTGCCGTGAAGTTTTTTGGATAGGTCAGAATACTCAGGTGTGTATGGTTGGGCCCGGCGCAGGAGCTATTGGATCTCCTTCGCCTGTTATCGCGGATTGTGCCGTGGAGGAAGTTCAGCGGAAAACCTTTACATCCACACTTGATGGCCTACGGAAAATCGCTCGGAATGAAGGCGTGTGGACTCTTTGGCGTGGACTTAGTCCGACCATGATGATGAGTATACCGGCAAATATCATCTACTTTGCGGGATACGATTGGTTGCGAACCGATGACAGAAGCCCATTAAAGAGACTTCTGCCAGATGCCTATGTTGCATTTATATCAGGCTCTGTTGCAAGAGTTGCTGCAGCATCGGCCATTAGCCCGATCGAGATGTTCCGAACCCGTTTACAGGCTACCCCGGGCACCGGCGCAGGGCATTTCAGGGCCACTCTCGAGGGATTACACCATATGACCAAAACTCAGGGCTATGGTTCGCTGTGGCGAGGGTTAACGCTCACTATGTGGCGCGATGTACCCTTTTCTGGTCTGTACTGGTGGGGATATGAGGAAGTAAAAAAGCATCTCATTGAGGCACGTCATAAAGCCCATGACCGCCTTTTTCCAACTGGACCGCCCTCTGTGAGACACCAACATGAGGACGACATGCATACGCCAACGTTCCTTGAAAGCTTCATCGCGGGTGCTGCGTCAGGCTCGGTAGCAGCATTTGTCACAACTCCTTTTGATGTGGGGAAAACACGCCAGCAAGTTTTTCGACACATGGGGGATGAGAAGAGCAGCGTACCGCGGGGCTCTCTGCACCCTGAACAGCTTTCCTTGCCCAGGTTCCTCATGCATATCTTCCGCGAGGAGGGTACGGCCGGGCTCTTTCGAGGCTGGGTAGCACGGTGCTTGAAAGTAGCACCTGCCTGCGCCATCATGATTTCCACATATGAAGTGGGTAAGAAGATGGCAAGGGGCGTCAACGAGAGACGTCATCCTGTGGAGGAACATTCGGACTCTGTATGA
- a CDS encoding DEAH-box RNA helicase: MPERVKTVFFEDTDETPASGKEKTTTAKENHETGSVKRKNPSKEDDKKKKKKRKHGEATDTSQQQIPAAAENKPEPPAQNSEKEKDTSKNNVSVASDRPRHKKKDQNHKPRKDTKTNFNSLKEKAKTLYEIRKKLPIFPHADDIRQNLRKNDVMLLIGETGSGKSTQIPQFLFNEQWCRPTKTKVTQEDGSQKEIEVGGCIAITQPRRVAAISLARRVAEEMGTPLGSSSPASKVGYSVRFDTSTSPSTRVKFLTEGMLLQEMLRDPSLTKYSAIVVDEVHERGVNVDLLLGFLRNLVSGKREGRGGVPLKVVVMSATADMESLLGFFQEGYRGSQTGVDAQNSTKTVTNGSEKKDDEIAVCHIKGRQFPVKTIYSPEPVHDFVDAALKVIFNIHYKEPLPGDILVFLTGQETVEALEKLVNEYAVGMDPALPKIQVLPLFAALPQAAQQRVFVPAPPRTRKIILATNIAETSVTVSGVRFVVDCGKAKVKQFRSRLGLDSLLVKPISKSAAIQRKGRAGREAPGQCYRLFTEKDYLELDEVNTPEILRCDLSQALLNMKARGVDDVMGFPFLTRPPRESLEKALLQLLSIDALEESGKISPVGLHIAKLPLTPTLGRVLLAASEYGEDCLSDVIDIISCLSVETIFLNTTSEEKKEEAEIARRDLYRREGDHLTMLATVRSYAAENTDRKAWAERHMVSHRAMQAVMDVRKQLTTQCRQAKLLSNPSDTRGPSTSSITREPSPIHILQSFLRGFATNTARLVPDGSYRTVVGNQTVAIHPSSVLFGKKVEAIMYNEYVFTNRSYARGVSAVQMDWVGEALAGQ, from the exons ATGCCCGAACGGGTGAAAACGGTCTTCTTCGAAGACACGGACGAGACCCCCGCAagtgggaaagaaaaaaccacAACGGCGAAAGAAAACCATGAAACAGGATCagtaaaaaggaaaaatcccagcaaagaagatgataagaaaaaaaagaagaaacggaAACATGGCGAGGCGACCGATACTTCGCAGCAACAAATACCAGCAGCCGCTGAAAACAAACCCGAGCCACCTGCGCAAAActccgaaaaggaaaaggacacAAGCAAGAACAACGTGAGCGTCGCATCGGACAGGCCGAgacacaagaagaaggatcaaAACCACAAGCCGCGGAAGGATACGAAGACAAATTTCAATtcattgaaggagaaggcgaaaACGCTGTATGAAATTCGCAAGAAACTTCCTATCTTCCCTCATGCCGACGATATTCGACAAAACCTGCGCAAGAACGATGTGATGCTCCTTATTGGTGAGACGGGTAGCGGAAAGAGTACGCAGATTCCTCAGTTTCTGTTCAATGAACAATGGTGTCGGCCAACGAAGACAAAGGTGACCCAGGAGGATGGTTCGCAGAAGGAGATAGAAGTTGGCGGCTGTATCGCTATTACACAACCCAGGCGAGTCGCTGCGATTTCGTTGGCTAGACGTGTTGCGGAGGAAATGGGTACACCACTTGGGTCGTCGTCTCCTGCGAGTAAAGTCGGTTACTCCGTTCGTTTCGATACGTCTACATCTCCTAGTACGCGGGTTAAGTTCCTGACGGAGGGAATGCTGCTTCAGGAGATGCTGCGCGACCCATCGTTGACTAAATATAGCGCGATCGTTGTTGATGAAGTGCACGAGCGCGGTGTCAATGTTGATCTACTGCTAGGATTTCTAAGGAATCTAGTGtcggggaagagagaaggcCGTGGCGGAGTGCCGCTAAAAGTTGTGGTGATGAGTGCCACAGCGGATATGGAGAGCCTACTCGGTTTCTTCCAGGAAGGATATCGAGGTTCACAAACAGGGGTAGACGCACAGAACAGCACCAAGACTGTGACAAACGGctctgaaaagaaagatgatgaaATCGCTGTCTGCCATATAAAGGGTCGGCAGTTCCCAGTCAAAACTATTTACTCTCCTGAACCAGTTCACGATTTTGTTGATGCAGCTCTCAAAGttatcttcaacatccaTTACAAGGAGCCATTACCTGGAGACATTCTAGTTTTCTTGACTGGACAGGAGACTGTGGAAGCCTTGGAGAAGTTGGTGAACGAATATGCCGTTGGAATGGATCCTGCGTTGCCGAAGATCCAAGTTTTACCACTGTTTGCTGCTCTTCCACAGGCAGCGCAGCAGCGCGTGTTTGTCCCTGCACCACCTCGGACTCGCAAAATCATTCTAGCTACGAACATTGCTGAAACCTCAGTGACTGTCTCTGGGGTACGGTTTGTAGTCGATTGCGGGAAAGCCAAAGTGAAACAATTCCGCTCCCGCCTGGGATTGGATTCTCTTTTGGTCAAGCCTATCTCTAAATCCGCTGCTATCCAACGTAAAGGTCGTGCAGGACGAGAGGCACCCGGCCAGTGTTACCGCTTGTTTACTGAGAAAGACTACTTAGAATTGGATGAAGTTAACACGCCAGAGATTCTACGATGCGATCTGAGTCAAGCTTTGCTTAATATGAAGGCTCGTGGTGTCGACGACGTCATGGGCTTCCCCTTCCTAACACGTCCCCCGCGGGAGTCCTTGGAGAAAGCCCTTCTCCAGCTGCTAAGCATTGATGCCCTCGAAGAGTCTGGCAAAATTAGTCCGGTCGGCCTACATATTGCCAAGCTTCCTCTCACTCCGACTCTCGGTCGGGTCTTACTTGCGGCATCGGAGTATGGGGAAGACTGTCTATCCGATGTGATCGACATAATCTCGTGCCTCAGTGTGGAGACCATCTTCTTGAACACGACAtcggaggaaaagaaagaggaggcaGAGATAGCGCGGCGGGATCTGTATCGGAGAGAAGGTGATCATCTCACCATGCTCGCCACCGTGCGGTCCTACGCCGCCGAGAACACCGATCGTAAGGCATGGGCTGAGAGGCACATGGTCTCGCATCGGGCAATGCAAGCCGTAATG GATGTTCGTAAGCAGCTTACTACTCAATGCCGTCAAGCTAAACTTCTTTCAAATCCGAGTGATACTCGAGGTCCTTCCACTAGTTCTATCACCCGCGAGCCGTCGCCAATTCACATACTGCAGAGTTTCCTACGGGGTTTTGCTACCAATACCGCCCGTCTGGTGCCGGACGGCAGCTATCGGACCGTTGTCGGGAACCAAACAGTGGCGATTCACCCGTCCAGTGTGTTGTTTGGCAAGAAAGTCGAGGCTATTATGTACAACGAGTACGTCTTCACGAACCGGAGTTACGCTCGAGGAGTGAGTGCAGTGCAGATGGACTGGGTTGGAGAAGCGCTGGCTGGGCAGTAG
- a CDS encoding putative F-box protein yields MEDNAELESFRRQWREEVTRRTKQAKPSTPRPISTTGPSSIVRPSQFPPTRHEASLRKEDDEEGGTPFGSSEIIQGVSNLSIANDEDVFHSHGTRKEPKSALEHFERAVERESEGKLGDSLHHYRKAYKLDSAVDKTYRDKHFARAWKKPAQAPTANIPSKDQQNQGENEILPTPELIASFAHLPIARPEPLFEGDPAPPCPIADVPSEVIVEILKHVALMDPAAFSRVSLVCKRFAWHFAHEQHIWKRLCQGPEFGFKSMHYAFDCDLHGHPEHTLSPSSPYTPFPSGTSVQVPKPLTSWSDVFRMFPRIRFTGIYISTVNYTRAGATSFYQNITWNSPIHIVTYYRYLRFYPDGTVIALLTTVEPQELVPHISIENVLEARASHKHHRRQHLDAGKTVAGATEPIPAVAMGALKDGRRGRWRLADPFPTSETGARAETGLPTVHGGKDLSADAFDPRDVIIETESVSKSSINVLHLSLRSAAAHKSSNPPKNTKLIWKGYWSYNRLTDDWAEYGLRNDRVFVFRRVRGWGMK; encoded by the exons ATGGAAGACAACGCTGAACTAGAGTCGTTTCGACGGCAGTGGCGGGAGGAAGTTACCCGCCGGACGAAGCAGGCTAAACCTAGCACACCACGGCCAATATCTACCACGGGCCCCTCTTCTATTGTACGACCGAGTCAGTTCCCGCCAACTCGCCACGAAGCCTCGCTACgcaaagaagatgatgaggaagggGGTACACCATTTGGCAGCTCTGAAATCATCCAAGGTGTCAGCAACCTAAGCATAGCcaatgatgaggatgttttCCACTCACACGGAACACGAAAGGAGCCTAAATCAGCTCTAGAGCACTTTGAACGAGCGGTTGAGAGGGAGTCTGAGGGGAAGTTGGGGGATAGTCTACATCATTACCGCAAAGCATACAAG TTGGACTCGGCTGTCGACAAGACTTACCGTGATAAGCACTTTGCCAGGGCGTGGAAAAAGCCAGCCCAAGCCCCTACAGCGAACATACCTTCAAAAGATCAACAAAATCAGGGTGAAAACGAGATTCTACCGACACCTGAGCTTATTGCATCTTTTGCCCACCTGCCCATTGCTCGACCAGAGCCTCTCTTCGAGGGTGACCCCGCACCCCCATGTCCCATCGCTGACGTTCCATCAGAGGTGATAGTCGAGATCTTGAAGCATGTGGCATTAATGGATCCTGCGGCATTCTCCCGGGTGTCACTGGTCTGCAAACGATTTGCATGGCATTTTGCCCACGAACAGCACATTTGGAAACGACTTTGCCAGGGCCCTGAATTTGGCTTCAAGTCTATGCATTATGCTTTTGATTGCGACCTTCACGGTCATCCGGAACACACACTAAGCCCTAGTTCTCCCTATACCCCGTTCCCTAGTGGCACTTCTGTGCAGGTTCCCAAGCCGCTCACCTCATGGAGTGACGTCTTTCGTATGTTCCCTCGTATTCGATTCACAGGAATCTACATTAGCACAGTCAACTATACTCGCGCCGGTGCTACCTCATTTTACCAAAACATAACGTGGAACTCCCCCATCCATATAGTCACGTACTACCGATACCTGCGATTTTACCCGGACGGCACAGTCATAGCTCTACTCACCACCGTGGAACCTCAGGAATTGGTTCCACATATTAGCATAGAAAACGTTTTAGAAGCCCGGGCATCTCACAAGCATCATCGACGCCAGCATCTGGACGCAGGTAAGACTGTGGCAGGAGCCACAGAGCCAATACCGGCGGTCGCAATGGGAGCCTTAAAGGACGGTCGCCGGGGTCGTTGGCGCTTGGCCGATCCTTTTCCAACATCCGAGACGGGTGCGCGGGCAGAGACTGGCCTCCCTACGGTACATGGCGGCAAAGACCTGTCGGCCGACGCCTTTGATCCCAGAGACGTCATTATCGAGACAGAAAGTGTAAGCAAGTCGAGCATTAATGTTCTCCACTTGTCACTGCGGTCAGCTGCTGCGCACAAGTCTAGCAATCCGCCGAAGAACACAAAGTTGATATGGAAGGGCTATTGGAGCTACAACAGACTCACTGATGACTGGGCCGAATATGGTCTTCGCAATGACCGCGTATTCGTCTTCCGACGTGTTCGTGGATGGGGCATGAAGTAA
- a CDS encoding uncharacterized protein (expressed protein) has translation METRRYTGTSRMELVRSLPANLVALHLIHGKHRGQTKGLDGPTLTDVSLELGDAGHRGEDDMSLRSARSGVDHIIWRLVGLDVWNGETTNQVIIDNENLKGVDASQKCFCNSSLRVSRARYVCVRNPATIATLAIKDDPYLISDKLTNRWSITRSMSIPNTYSTELVGIDGCPVVGFSAVTPFGGQMIPVSYGTTTISPKYTHSVANVHGNINSSSTRYSGPGATSMHHQSIWNFCRFQVDPSNPLALILRSRLV, from the coding sequence ATGGAGACGAGGCGGTATACTGGGACTAGTCGTATGGAACTAGTGCGTAGTTTACCTGCTAACCTCGTCGCATTGCATCTGATTCATGGAAAGCACAGAGGTCAAACTAAAGGTCTGGATGGACCAACCCTGACGGATGTCAGCCTCGAATTGGGCGATGCAGGCCATCGCGGTGAGGATGACATGTCACTGAGATCAGCCCGTTCGGGAGTCGATCATATCATCTGGCGTTTGGTGGGACTGGACGTATGGAATGGAGAGACAACAAATCAAGTAATTATAGATAATGAAAACTTAAAAGGGGTAGACGCAAGTCAAAAGTGCTTTTGCAATTCAAGTCTCAGAGTAAGTAGAGCCAGGTATGTTTGCGTTCGAAATCCAGCCACGATTGCAACTTTGGCAATCAAGGATGATCCTTATCTCATCAGTGATAAATTAACTAACAGATGGTCGATCACCCGATCCATGTCGATACCGAACACATACAGTACCGAACTAGTCGGTATTGATGGTTGTCCAGTGGTGGGATTTTCTGCAGTGACACCATTTGGCGGTCAGATGATCCCAGTATCATACGGAACGACAACAATTAGTCCAAAGTATACTCACAGTGTCGCGAATGTCCATGGGAATATAAACTCATCAAGTACTCGATACTCGGGACCGGGAGCCACTTCCATGCACCACCAAAGTATATGGAACTTTTGTCGGTTCCAAGTGGACCCTTCGAACCCACTTGCGCTCATCCTCCGGTCTCGTCTCGTCTGA